A region of the Candidatus Paracaedimonas acanthamoebae genome:
AATCTAGAATGCGACAATTGAAACACGAAGGAAAATAAATTGAATAACTTAGGTAGAAATCTCGTTTTATGGATTATTATTGGCCTCTTCCTTACTGCCGTTTTTCATATGTTCCAAGGCGAGAAGGAATCATCTCATAATAAAACCCTTATATTTTCTGAATTCCTAAGTAATATTGAACAAGGAAACGTCAAAGACGTCGTGATTAAAGGCGATGTTGTTAATGGACGTTTATCCGATGGTCGTTCGTTCTCAACTGTTGTCCCTAATTATCCTCAACTAGTTGAAAAATTGACTGAAAAAGGTGTTGCAATTTCCGTTTCGCCTGCGGAAGAAGGCGGCTCGACCTTTTTCCAAATCTTAATTTCTTGGTTTCCTATGCTTCTTCTTATTGGTGTTTGGATTTTCTTCCTTCGTCAAATGCAATCAGGCAATAATCGAGCGCTTGGCTTTGGAAAGTCCCGGGCCCGCCTTTTGAATGAGAAATCAGGCCGCGTTATGTTTTCCGATGTAGCAGGATGCCAAGAAGCCAAGGAAGAAGTCTCAGAAATTGTTGAATATTTGAAAGACCCCCAAAAATTCCAAAAATTAGGGGGGAAAATTCCAAAGGGTGTCCTTCTCGTTGGTTCTCCCGGAACAGGTAAAACATTACTTGCACGAGCGATTGCAGGAGAAGCAAATGTTCCATTCTTCTCAATCTCAGGATCTGATTTCGTTGAAATGTTTGTCGGTGTGGGTGCCAGCCGTGTTCGCGATTTATTTGAACAAGGCAAAAAAAATGCCCCTTGCATTATCTTTATTGATGAAATCGATGCCGTCGGTCGCCATCGCGGCGCAGGTCTTGGCGGTGGCAACGATGAACGTGAGCAAACACTCAACCAATTACTCGTAGAAATGGATGGTTTCGAATCAAATGATGGCGTTATCTTGGTCGCGGCGACCAATAGGCCTGACGTCCTTGATCCTGCTCTGATGCGTCCAGGACGTTTTGATCGCCAAGTGATTGTTCCGTTACCAGATATTATTGGCCGTGAAGAAGTCCTCAAAGTTCATATGGCAAAAGTTCCTCTTGCCTCTGACGTCGATGCAAAAGTCCTTGCACGCGGAACACCTGGATTTTCTGGGGCAGACCTCGCGAATCTTGTCAATGAAGCCGCTCTAAATGCAGCTCGCCAAAACAAACGTGCCGTGGCGATGAGCGACTTTGAACATGCTAAAGATAAAGTCATGATGGGGCCAGAAAGACGTTCCATGGTGATGAGCGATGAAGAAAAGAAATTAACAGCTTATCATGAAGCGGGACACGCTATTGTTGCTCTCCATACGACTGACTCTGATCCTATTCATAAGGCAACAATCATTCCACGAGGTCGAGCCCTTGGTATGGTTGTTCGTCTACCTGAAAATGATCGGGTTTCTATGTCACGAGCCAAACTTTTGGCGGACCTTGCTGTGGCCATGGGAGGCCGTATTGCAGAAGAACTTATCTTTGGTGTGGAAAAAGTTACCACGGGCGCTTCATCAGATATTCGTCATGCCACCGAAATTGCACGACGGATGGTCACCGAATGGGGTATGAGTGACGTCATGGGACCTTTAAGTTATGGAGAACCTGCGCAAGAAGTATTTTTGGGGCACTCCGTTACTCAACATAAAAATATTTCTGACTCTACAGCAACTCAAATTGATAAAGAGATCCGCAAAATTGTTGAAAATTCTTATGACCGAGCGCAGAAAATCCTCAAGGATCATATTGATCATTTGCATGCTTTAGCAAAAGGTCTTTTAGAGTATGAGACTCTTTCTGGGGACGAAATTAATTCTCTCTTACAAGGCGGAAAAATTGAAAAGCCAACGCCAAGTTCACCAGAGAAACCCAAGAAACCTCGCACGTCTGCCCCGACACGTAAACCAACAACGCTTTCGCCAGAACCCTCTGCCTAAGAGGTTCTGGTAGAAAAGCTTAAAGGGAAATAGGGAAAAAGGGAAAAAGTAAGATCGTATTCCTCCTTTACTAAAACGATGTTTAGTAAAGACGAGCTCCCACAAGATCTTTGTTAAAATAAGGTTTTAATTTTTCTCTTTTAACCATCTCAGAGGGTTCTTTTTTTAAAGGAAGAGCCTCTGTTTTATCTGCTTTTTTAAAAGAATTTTCTTCTTGCTTTGCTGAGCGTTCTCCCTTTGATTTAGAATCCTCAGCAGGATGGGCCAAAAGCTTAGAAAAAGCATCTTCTTCTTGACCAAAAGTTGTCACAGCTTCTCCCTTAAAAGAAAAAGTGACAGCTGAAATAAATAATAATGACGTAATAGTTATTCTTTTTGTTAAATAATATTTCATTTCAATAAACCATTTAAAATTAAATTACAATATTACATTATCATTATTGAGTTAATTTTCCACTAATTATTGCCAATAATATATATTATTTATTAAATTAAAAATACAAATATAATTAATATTATAAATTTTAAATACAATAACATAATAAATTTATTTGAATATTTTAATACATAAGAAAATAAAAATTGTTTCTACGAAATACTTATTCTTTTAGAAAGCTCCATGCACTTTATAGTAGAAAAAATTTTTAAAGATACAAGAATTACAGCATGAATAGTGTGATTCATAAGATTATTATAATTGAAGTGTCAGATTATCCTTTAACTTACACACCACTGATAAGTTTTCATTTTTCTTCCCAACCATACTCACAATAAGAGATTTCATTTAAAGCACATTCAATCCCCCTCCGCACTGCCGGCAGAAGATTAGAAGGAAGGTTATCTAAAGGATGGAATTGTAATTCTTTACATTTTTCAGGTTCCCTATTACGTAGCTGCCCCTTCCAACGACGACAAATTAAATAAAGATAAATATATTCTTCTCCACTTCTCGACCAACGATGCATTGTACAATTTACACTTAGATCAGTAGGGTCGATTTCTATATTCGCTTCTTCTCGAGCTTCTCGAATCATGGCTTGCAATATAGACTCTCCCCCTTCAAGATGCCCTGCTACAAGACTATACATCCCATCCGCATAGCCGGTATTTTGACGCAGATGGAGCAAAACTTGATCACCTTTAAGAAGTATTAAGTGCGGTGCAACAGGGATTTTAAATCGGTTTTTTTCGAGCATAACAAATTCCTTTCACCTCTAAACAAAGGGTGATTTATCGCTCATGTCAATTGCCAAAGGAATATCCTCTTGCAGGATATTGCACAACCTCAGCCCATTTTTCACCAAGATCTCTGACAAAAGTACAGCTAAGATTTCGATCTTTTCTGAAATTCTTCAGATGTCATGCAAAATTTATGGCCGATTTTAATTGCTTTATCTCAAACTTGTCGGGAGAGTTTAACGGCAAAAATCCGGTGAATACGGATCCTCAGTGTAATCAATGGGGATCTTCGCCTGAAGCGTTCCTCGATGAAATGCTATACTGAGCCCAGAAAGGAGAAGAGCCGAAAATATAAGCAAAGAACGCTTTAGCCATTTATTTTTAAAGAGTTTTTTTAACATCTTTATCTCTCCTTTTTCTTTCAATCTGTCTTTAATTTAAAACTATCTTAAATTGTTTAAGTTTTTATTAAACTTTTAAGGGGAGACTGCTTAACAAGTAACCATATTTTATAAAATAATGGGGGGTGGGGTGGTTATTAAATTTGCTTTTCTTATCGTCAGTTTTTTGGCGACTTCGCCGCTTTTTGCAACAGCGATTAATACGCACCATTATAAACATCATATAAGGCTTATAGAAACACGCCATCAAATTCCTGCGGGCCTGTTGCATGCCATTGCGAAAGTTGAATCTGGGCGTTGGAATGAACAAGAAAAACAATTTATGTCTTGGCCTTGGGTCATTCATGCCAACGGCAAGGGACACTATTTCTCTACAAAAGAACAAGCCATTGAAGCGGTTCAAAAACTACAAGCACAAGGTGTTAAAAACATTGATGTCGGTCTCATGCAAATTAACCTTTTGTATCATCCTGATGCTTTCGAAACATTGGCTGAAGCTTTTGATCCTAAACATAATGTCGATTATGCGGCACGCTATTTAAAGGGATTGAAGCAAAATCATAATTCATGGCAAAAGGCTGTCGCCTATTATCATTCAGCGTCACCAACTCACCATCGTCCTTATTGCAAGAAAGTGCTCGCGACATGGCGCGAAGATCAAAAAAATAATCCACATCATGATTTTTTTCAAGAAAGAGTTGCCTCTTTCAACCAAAAATCTGATCAAGAACGCAGAACTATCAC
Encoded here:
- the ftsH gene encoding ATP-dependent zinc metalloprotease FtsH, with amino-acid sequence MFQGEKESSHNKTLIFSEFLSNIEQGNVKDVVIKGDVVNGRLSDGRSFSTVVPNYPQLVEKLTEKGVAISVSPAEEGGSTFFQILISWFPMLLLIGVWIFFLRQMQSGNNRALGFGKSRARLLNEKSGRVMFSDVAGCQEAKEEVSEIVEYLKDPQKFQKLGGKIPKGVLLVGSPGTGKTLLARAIAGEANVPFFSISGSDFVEMFVGVGASRVRDLFEQGKKNAPCIIFIDEIDAVGRHRGAGLGGGNDEREQTLNQLLVEMDGFESNDGVILVAATNRPDVLDPALMRPGRFDRQVIVPLPDIIGREEVLKVHMAKVPLASDVDAKVLARGTPGFSGADLANLVNEAALNAARQNKRAVAMSDFEHAKDKVMMGPERRSMVMSDEEKKLTAYHEAGHAIVALHTTDSDPIHKATIIPRGRALGMVVRLPENDRVSMSRAKLLADLAVAMGGRIAEELIFGVEKVTTGASSDIRHATEIARRMVTEWGMSDVMGPLSYGEPAQEVFLGHSVTQHKNISDSTATQIDKEIRKIVENSYDRAQKILKDHIDHLHALAKGLLEYETLSGDEINSLLQGGKIEKPTPSSPEKPKKPRTSAPTRKPTTLSPEPSA
- a CDS encoding lytic transglycosylase domain-containing protein; protein product: MVIKFAFLIVSFLATSPLFATAINTHHYKHHIRLIETRHQIPAGLLHAIAKVESGRWNEQEKQFMSWPWVIHANGKGHYFSTKEQAIEAVQKLQAQGVKNIDVGLMQINLLYHPDAFETLAEAFDPKHNVDYAARYLKGLKQNHNSWQKAVAYYHSASPTHHRPYCKKVLATWREDQKNNPHHDFFQERVASFNQKSDQERRTITPPDRLDLFKKRMQARYHQIRDRLFESQNLRRGKVYRLKPVSYKAATQPQIKSTP
- a CDS encoding NUDIX domain-containing protein codes for the protein MLEKNRFKIPVAPHLILLKGDQVLLHLRQNTGYADGMYSLVAGHLEGGESILQAMIREAREEANIEIDPTDLSVNCTMHRWSRSGEEYIYLYLICRRWKGQLRNREPEKCKELQFHPLDNLPSNLLPAVRRGIECALNEISYCEYGWEEK